The following proteins are co-located in the Methanomassiliicoccales archaeon genome:
- a CDS encoding cobalt-factor II C(20)-methyltransferase, protein MMLVAVGLGPGESDLLTLRAIDLLKRADKVFVPGKIAAQIVSPYAQPEILDFPMTEDEEELQEAMRRNADVIAPHAKEGLVVLGILGDPNFFSTYNHLYSALKERYPEVQCRAEPGISCITAFASRLNLAVDQGLEVSDGTEPTCLLLLKVRRPREAAAKLRQQGYKEFFLAERMYMPGEKIYRGEELPERSDYMSVLFARK, encoded by the coding sequence ATGATGCTGGTGGCCGTGGGACTGGGCCCAGGGGAGAGCGATCTTCTCACCTTGAGGGCCATCGATCTGCTTAAGAGGGCGGACAAGGTCTTTGTCCCCGGCAAGATCGCCGCTCAGATAGTCTCTCCCTACGCACAGCCAGAGATTCTCGATTTCCCTATGACCGAGGATGAGGAAGAGCTGCAGGAAGCCATGAGGCGCAACGCGGACGTCATTGCCCCCCATGCCAAGGAAGGTCTGGTGGTGTTGGGGATATTGGGGGACCCCAATTTCTTCTCCACTTACAATCATCTGTACTCCGCTCTCAAAGAAAGATATCCTGAGGTGCAGTGCCGTGCGGAGCCGGGCATCAGCTGCATCACCGCCTTCGCCTCCCGCCTCAATCTGGCCGTGGATCAAGGTCTTGAGGTATCCGATGGTACGGAGCCGACCTGCCTGCTCCTGTTGAAGGTCAGGAGGCCGAGGGAGGCAGCGGCCAAGCTGCGTCAGCAGGGATACAAGGAATTCTTCCTAGCGGAGAGGATGTACATGCCAGGGGAGAAGATATATCGAGGGGAGGAGCTGCCGGAGCGTTCCGACTACATGAGCGTGCTTTTCGCGAGGAAGTGA
- the cbiT gene encoding precorrin-6Y C5,15-methyltransferase (decarboxylating) subunit CbiT has translation MDLKEVDRLRGGPTQEEVIHVALGKLRLRPDDVFLDLGCGTGAVTLAAARSCAKVHALDMRPEAVELTRRKAEEERLSNVQVWQGEALDILPRIGRLDAAFVGGSKGLEGIIRALVSQVRRRFVIAAVKIDTLHNALSSLSSIGALEEAVHLQVNRSYPIAGGHMFKPIDPVYLVIGRGV, from the coding sequence ATGGACCTCAAGGAGGTGGACAGGCTCAGGGGAGGCCCTACTCAGGAAGAGGTGATACATGTGGCCTTGGGCAAGCTGCGCCTTAGGCCGGACGACGTCTTCCTAGATTTGGGCTGCGGCACCGGTGCGGTGACCCTCGCGGCCGCCAGGTCATGCGCTAAAGTACATGCGCTGGACATGAGGCCTGAGGCGGTCGAGCTCACCAGGAGAAAGGCTGAGGAGGAAAGGCTGAGCAACGTCCAGGTGTGGCAGGGTGAGGCCCTGGACATCCTTCCTCGCATTGGCAGATTGGACGCGGCCTTCGTGGGAGGCTCGAAGGGCCTGGAAGGGATAATAAGAGCGCTGGTTTCCCAAGTGAGAAGGCGCTTTGTGATCGCCGCGGTGAAGATAGATACCCTGCATAACGCGCTGAGCTCGCTCAGCTCTATTGGCGCTTTGGAGGAGGCGGTCCACCTACAGGTAAACCGCTCCTACCCCATAGCCGGCGGTCACATGTTCAAGCCTATCGATCCAGTTTATCTTGTGATTGGGAGGGGTGTATGA
- a CDS encoding bifunctional precorrin-2 dehydrogenase/sirohydrochlorin ferrochelatase: MLPLLLDLRGKRIAVLGAGKVGLRKARYLSQEAEVRLVDREAPRSEVSGAQFVQADLHESFSAFVSTADMVVAATDDEELNSQIEREAKVRGKWCNRADGMSTFLIPSVVRRDGFIIAVSTEGRSPAMSRFIREWLEQSIPKEFEDMVRLQEKLRSWAKENIKGQERREDFLWSVLKDDEVWNALRTNSQAAFELAVSKWRERDG, translated from the coding sequence ATGCTTCCTTTGCTATTGGACCTCAGAGGGAAGAGGATCGCAGTCTTGGGGGCAGGCAAGGTGGGGCTTCGGAAGGCCAGATACCTCTCTCAGGAGGCTGAGGTTCGATTGGTCGACAGGGAAGCTCCTCGTTCTGAGGTATCGGGCGCTCAGTTCGTGCAGGCTGACCTGCATGAGTCCTTTTCCGCATTCGTTAGTACGGCTGACATGGTGGTGGCGGCAACGGACGACGAGGAGCTGAACTCTCAAATCGAGCGGGAGGCCAAGGTGAGGGGTAAATGGTGCAATCGAGCAGATGGCATGTCCACTTTCCTGATACCTTCAGTAGTGCGCAGGGATGGTTTCATCATTGCCGTTTCCACCGAAGGCCGCAGCCCGGCCATGTCGCGCTTTATACGAGAATGGCTGGAGCAATCGATCCCCAAGGAGTTCGAGGACATGGTCAGGCTGCAAGAGAAGCTGCGCTCCTGGGCCAAAGAGAACATCAAAGGACAAGAGAGGAGGGAGGACTTCCTTTGGAGTGTTCTCAAGGACGATGAGGTATGGAATGCTTTGAGAACAAACTCCCAGGCTGCGTTCGAATTGGCCGTTTCGAAATGGAGGGAGAGAGATGGATAG